A genome region from Bacillaceae bacterium IKA-2 includes the following:
- a CDS encoding RsfA family transcriptional regulator gives MKLRQDAWSSEDDLLLAETVLRHIREGNTQLRAFDEVGDELSRTSAACGFRWNAVVRNQYNEAIRLAKKQRKEMKRRMSYNPIPSQSLQQLQPIMNTSVTEVMSAPENVLVTTNYPQKSISLKDVVNFIQSLATKEGSSLELRKENEKLMKENLKLLTINKELETKLSKLGNDYQVVEEDYQSLIQIMNRARRMALLQDEGEPVEQAPKFRMDKNGNLEKIAK, from the coding sequence ATGAAACTTAGACAAGATGCATGGTCCTCTGAAGATGATTTATTATTAGCAGAAACAGTTTTACGTCATATTAGAGAAGGCAATACGCAATTGAGAGCTTTCGACGAAGTGGGAGATGAACTAAGTCGTACATCTGCAGCTTGTGGCTTTCGCTGGAATGCTGTCGTGAGAAATCAATATAACGAAGCAATAAGACTAGCAAAAAAACAGCGTAAAGAAATGAAAAGGAGAATGTCCTACAATCCTATTCCATCACAGTCATTACAGCAATTACAGCCAATAATGAACACTTCAGTAACAGAAGTAATGTCAGCACCTGAGAATGTCTTAGTTACTACAAATTATCCTCAAAAAAGTATTAGTCTAAAAGATGTCGTTAACTTTATCCAATCATTAGCGACAAAAGAAGGTAGTTCATTAGAATTAAGAAAAGAAAATGAAAAGCTGATGAAAGAAAACTTGAAACTATTGACTATCAATAAGGAGCTAGAAACTAAACTCTCCAAACTTGGAAATGATTACCAAGTAGTTGAAGAAGACTATCAATCATTGATTCAAATTATGAATAGAGCACGACGAATGGCTTTATTACAAGATGAGGGAGAGCCAGTTGAACAGGCTCCAAAGTTCCGCATGGACAAAAATGGTAATTTAGAAAAGATTGCGAAGTAG